The genomic stretch AGAAAGCACATCATCTCCAGAGTCAAAAAGCATTTAAAGCTATGCAAATCTCTCCAGACATCTTAAGAAACTGAATGGACTTCATGGTAAGATTGAACAGAAATATTTCTCTGTTGCAGCTTCGGCAGTCAACAACTGGCCGCGAATGCTCTGCGACAGTATAGCAAAAGGTGCATCCACATACATGACCAAACATGTGCAACGATATAGTCATTATTTGAAGTAATTCATACTATATAGCAGGAAATGATATAATCTGGCAAAATTCTCTCATGGCGTACCTCCGTATAGATTCCTCAAAATCATGGAGACAACTTCTACCTCAGCATTATTTCTAAGGCTACGTCCATTGtcttcaccttcttctcttCCATTAGAAATATCTATGAAGGAGTAGGGGCCAAACATCGGCCACGGCAAATGACATTTTCTGTAACTTTCGCTGTTAACGTTCTGcccattttgaatttgatcGTTGTAAAAGGTTGCTCTTGGAAAGCGACTTATCGCAGGATGCATTCTGTACTGGATATCGAGAAGGTGCCTTGGATGACCCAGAGAAACCAACCTTTCGAATAGACTCCTTCCAAAGCCAGCCTTGCTAGAAAGCTATAGAAATAAGAACATACACATACTCAAAGGTCAATTAAGCATAAAATCATCATGTTTATGTATGCTTGTGCACGTTGCTAGTCAAACATTGAGCGATGACATACCTTGCTCTCCACCATTGCAGGCAACTGACATTCATCTCCAACTAAAATTGCATGCCTGACACCGCGAAGTTGTAGCGGAATTATTGACTCGCATTCTTTCAACTGCGCAGCCTCATCAATCACCAATAAGCTGACAGGCTCCATTTTCCTTTCCATGGAGTAGAGCTTATATGAGCTGGAGGCAGTGCAGAAAATCAAGGAAGCCACTTGATAACAGAACTCAGTTATCTTGGGTTTACTCGTAAATCTTGCAAGGTTTAGCCTTCTAAGAGACTTATTAAGAGTTCGCAAAAGAGAGAGGCATTCACGTCTCTCCGACAATAATGCTGTACATAGTGGATCCGTGAGAGTTTTTACTGAAGATGGGTCCGATGAAAATGCTTTCTTCAACTTTCCAGAATCCAATTCCTCTCTACATAGGGAAACTTGAAAAGAATCAAGTGAGATGAGAAGGGACTTAATATCCCGGAAATTATGTTCCAAAAGGTAACTTTTGGGTATGTGGGTGCATAAGATAGAGAAGCATCTTCGGAGAGACTCTGCACTTGACAGGAATATGTGCTTGAAAAATTCCAGAAATGACATGGATTCAGGTTTGGATCCATTACCATTAGGCTCCGATATAATCGTGCTTTCATTCTCCAGAAAAATGTGGTATTGGCCAACACAGCCATTGAGAGTATCAATCATGGAAGTTAGACAGTGCTGCCAACCAGTGTGTCCAGAAAAGCACTGCGCAAGACAATTAACGCGATGATCCAAGAATATTTCCTCCATATCTGAGTCTACTTTCATCCGCTCCTTGTTCCCGAAACATAGCAAGTCTCCTAAGTTATAGAGCAAGCTTTCCCCATGAAAATTTGGGCAAACTGATTCTTTCACCAGCTGCGTAACACGAGAAGCCAATTCCTTGATGGCAACATTTGTCGGAGCACAAACAAGGGTTCTGTGTTTCCTTTGCAAGAGAGTAAAGAGCAGCGCCGCGACGGTTTTGGTCTTCCCTGTCCCTGGAGGACCCTGTATCATTTTTACGGCTGACCTGTGTTGACACTTGGTTGTATCAAGACAATCCAGAACGGCTTTTTTCTGGGATTCATTCAGACTGCAAAACAAGTTCCCATCAAGACTCTCATGTCCGGAGCCATGACTTCGAGCAATACAGAGATTGCAATCTATCTCAGCCTGCGAACAAACGCAGAGTCTTCTGAAAATTCACACCCAGAAAACCAAAGTAAAAGGTAGAAACtgtgaaaaaattgttgatTATGTTCCATCCTTGTACAACCTGGACTGATATTGAGCACAAAGGATCTGGTGATGTATAAACAAGGTCTATCACTCATACTACTGCAGCATTGAAATTTAATGTGATTGCGTGACTTTGGGCAATCTTCTTTTGACTGTCTGGAGAAATAACAAGCTAACTATAATTTTTTCAGTAATCGAAATAAGGTTTTGTTGCGACCAATAATATGTTTACCGTAAAACTCTACGGAGATAATGAGTACAGAAACAGAGTCCTTACCGCTGAATCCCTACAGAGAACTCCCTTCTCAATCTTCAAGTCCCGAAATCTGTGCAGCACATTCCATACCCTATTGTTAGTGACTACGTTTATCACGGCAACTGCATACATTGACTCCCAGGTACGATCATCCTTCGCTTCATTATCCAAAAATGCCTTGACTGTGAACTTTGTAGATGCTTGAGCATCCCTGTCAGCATCTCCTGCAATTTCAGCGACCGATGCAAAAGCCAATCTTCCTGCAAACCTTTCTAAGCTGGGAATGGTATCCGGTTTAGCATTAATTAACATAAAAACATCCCCAGGCAAAGTTTTGTAAGGTTCCTTGCCACGGTCAGTGGACCTGTTTCTCCAGTTATCCACTTCCACATGGTAAGCATTCTTCTTGCCTTCAACAAACCCAGTGACTTTTGCGAAAGGCAGCCTAGATACATTCTTCATACTTGAACAGAGACTGGCTCGTGTTTCCTCAAGcaaaggaaagacaaaagaaGCAAGGTATTGCTCAGCTGATTGAAATGACTCGGGGATGCTATTGCTCTCCACCTACAAAATGAGTGTATCGAAAATGAAACATCACCAACCAACTTCACTCGATATATCGAGCGGCTCTGTCCTCTGTCGTATCAATGTCACAAGGATAGGACATCATATAGCATACTGAAAAGGCAAACATTTCCCCTGACACCTAGTGACTTCGCCACATAGAGACAGTGAGCAAGGTCCTTCCCCACTATACATCAGTCCAACTTTACATTAGCAACGCTCACAAAAGAAACATTGTAAAAGAGCAAGGAACTAACATCATTCAGAAATGCATTAAACTTATACTGATGATAGTACGAAAGCGTGATCAGAACAACAAACACAGCCcaagaaaagggggaaaacaagaaagaaaagagactGAGAAATCAGAACCTTGTCCTTGTAGAGATTGATATTGAAGATCTCTTGAAGAGACCAAGAGAGGATAATATCAATCAGGTCTCTGGGCTTGTCTTTCTTCCTGCCAGAACCAGCTCCCACACCCATCTCTAAAGCCATAAGAGTCCTTACTTTCCCGTCGAAGACGACGAATGTGTCTGAGAATTTCAAGCAAACAAGAGACCGAGAGATCAAATGTGGACAAGCGAGAAGCTTTGACACTCGGGGAATCAATCCCGTCCGAGACGAGCGTTTAAAAAAGGCGGTAGGAGAGTGCCCGCGGGCAGTGTGAAAGGGGGACTAGAAAGGAAGCTCGCGACTCGTGAAAAGTCTTGGTCTCCTCGTACTTCCGAAGGGTATATGATCCGACATCCCCAAACCTTTGACATGCCAGGTGTTTTTGCACAATGCATGTGGCTTCGCAATACAGGCTTTTTACATCGTTCCCTACCCCACTTACAGCGAATCAAAGCAAGATATATATGCCTTGCCGACCAAAAAAGGTAAGAGAGATGTGGGCCCCAAACCCACGAACAATGGTTTGCTTGGCTTAAGCTTTCTTGCATGCTAAGCCTTTCGTCACTGTACCGTACACACGGTCTTTCCTCGTCCGGAACATCTGATGTCGGACGTGCTTGGAGCTTGGATTGAGATTGGCCAGAATCGCGTTCCTTTTTCTAATTCGAACGACCACACATGCGTACACGCGTCTTGCTCTTAAGCATGATTGTGTTTGACGTCCACCTTGAGGAGGACCTAAAACCGTAGCCCCTTAACGAGGCGATCGTCGGATTAAACTTTGGAATGTaacgaaggaaagaaaaaactttTAGAGCGTCCACATAATTTTGGCGACTGGATCCTAAGTGTCAAACAGATGAGTCGAGATATGATCCAACCTATAccgatttatttaatttattttgactcattttcatgctaTACAAATTAAGTGATCCATACCCCGCTCAACATGTATTGTTAAAataattcaatattaaaatccagtttagagaaaattatcttttatacatttttagaaatatagatattgctaaaaaaattttacttaactcatttatgacccatttaaaatccatttaagacccattaagtttttaagtaactcatttacgaatcacttttaaaatttaagtaATCTATTTATGATCCATCATCACGAAATATGAGTcgaatatgggttctagacccattCTGTCACTTTTACTAATGAGGTCTTACATGGAGCGATTCGAAGTTCGAGCTTCTGAAAACTCGTGGGGTTATATATGGTAATTCTAACCGCAAAGGTTTTCTATGAAAAACTACAAGAGATTCATGGGATTATTGTCTATCACGTTATATTTCGATTTTGGTCGCAGTAAACGAGATAGAAGATTAATTTGTTTCCCACCATTTTGCAATTccttgaaaaagaaatatttatgCGCTTATCGacataattttgtttttcaacCGTTGCCTTTCTAGTCCGCTAAAGGCCGAGAGCCGTATGGTGGAGCCCTTCCACTTCCACTCATGATTAGAAAAAACGAAGGAATGCTCGTTTAAGACCTCCGGTCAAGTAAGGCGGGCGAGAAAGGAAGCCGATGGCTCTGGAAAAGTCTTGATGAGATTCCTCGTATTCCAGAACGCTACTTGGTCCGATTTCGCCAGGACTTTACAGGCCGGGATTATAGAAGAAAATTACTCATTCAGTCGGGTAAACATATAGTgctgatgtcaatttagttttcaatttttttttaattttatcgattTGGCCCTCAACTTTCTCGTGCAATTCGATCCTATGCAATCTTTCTAGCCAATTTTCGCCAAAAACCGCTAACATCACGATGTGTCACGTAAAATATCCGGCAATGACTGAATCGTTATATCAACAATTTCTAGGAAAAATTTGACAGAAAGGATTAGATTGAAATTTCGaccaaaggtttatgacttaattgacgaaattaaaaaaatttaaggttgaATCGATAtttgtacaatagatttaagactggTTGGGTAATTCTCTCGAACTTTTTGCATGATGCGTATGACCTTGCAAGACAGGGAGTTTCATCGTTCCACACTTGTTTCAAAGCGGAGGAGCTGTGTGACTCGgagcaacaaagaaaaagttacTTTGGATAAAGCTTTCCTGCGTGCTGGGGTTTCTTGCTTGTACCGTACACACCACACACGCCTTTTTTCCTTGGGTCTGAAGTAATCGGTGTCATGGATGTCTGGAGTAGACTAACAAGCACATGTtccattttcaaattcaaatggcCACACCTGTGTACATGCGACTTGATCTCATGACTGGTTATGAAAATTGGAAATGAGTTTAGGTCGTGATTAGTACGTGATTACTAAGTGTTTAAGTTGTTGTTATACCACATCGATTGTCAATGCGTTCCGTAAGCTCTTTATATTCACGTAATCTCCTTTCACTTATCGGTTTAAGATTTTGagttggattttctaacataatATCATAGCCATAGAAATTGTCATTGTACTCGTGTGAAGGGCAACAACGAGATTGATTGCATCATAAGCACAATTAAGTACGCTTCCTTAATGGGAAATGAGTCGTTAATTTCTGCGTTTTACCTTTTCATTGTCTCTTTGATTTTTACATTTAAAGATGATGAATTTACGAGTTTCTTAACAGGAGCGAGGGAATTCGATATAGTCCCGTAAATATATAGATGATAGTAGTAATCCAAATAAAATTATCTGGTCAACCCAAAATTGTAGCCGCCGCTACCAGTGCCAACCCCTAATTATACAATCCCACTTTTACCATCTAGACCCTACACCTTCCGAAGTGGAAGAATATCGGGCCACGCGAACGGCCCAGATTTCTTTTTGCTCATGCACTTACCCAACGCATAATTCTGCTCTCTTGGTCTCATTTCCTATTATTAATAACAAGATTAATATCATGGAAAACTTTAAATtagtacatctatgataaatttatcttaaattatttttttatcacaaatattcttaaactgatatacttatgacaaatttatcccaaattgataaatatgtgaaaaatttaccctctgttaattttcgttaaatctaatcgTTAAAGTGTTAAGTTGTATGACACGTAGCAATTGACGAGTGTATCAGCTTGGGATTTTTACCATttgtttatcacaagtgtatcggtttgaaaattttcgtggtattaactcaatttaacgaatggtaaatttatcacggatgtactagttttttattttttgtggtaaaaaaaattagtttatggtaaatttattacatatataCCAATTTatggtttttgatggtcaaaaaaataattttggataaatttgttacaaccgtatcggtttgggatttttcgtgataaaaaaaatagcttgaggtaaatttgtcgtatcaatttgggatttttcatagtatgAACCCTTAATAATAATTGTTTGGATAGCAATAGCATTACATCATgtcgaagaaaatgaaagattcTAAAACccccaaagaagaaaagaagaaagaaaaaactcgAGGGttgaaaataagaaagaattaaagaaatgataaaaggaaaaaagacgcaaatagtctttgaactttggtCCAACATGTAACgcggtctttgaatttttaatttgttcaatagcGTCGGAGAACTTTAAGCCAATATATAACGaggtctccgaacttttaacTAAGATATGAGCTTTtagtacatatttaatttagtccccaagccatatgaaaatgttcgtTGTCGACCCTATCTTAAATAAACGGAACgactatattgaatatgtaccaaaatttcaagagttagattgaacaaaataaaagtttagggtCCACATTAAACATTACTGTAAAATTCATGtaccatattaaataaatttaaagtttagtaatcatattacatattggaccaaagttaAAAGAGACTATCCGTGGATTATCCCCGTGATAAAATTCAGTGCGATTCTGCCATCTCCATCCACTGTCGTGTTTGGCTTGGAAACCACCCTAAAATCCACTGCGATTTGCGCATCCTTCTCGCTTGATCATCTCTGGATTTGCGGGTAATTCGAGTTGCTGGGTTAAGCTTCCGGCTCCTCCGTGGATCTCTCGCTCCGGAGGTTCCAGCGAGGGGAAACCAAAACGACTTGCGCTTCTCGCGTCGTCAATCGCTGGAGAAAGGTGAGGTGCAAGTGGTGTTCGTTTCGTTGCTTTCGGTGAATTGATCGACTGCGTTTTTGCCTCTCAGTGGTAAACGAGATGATGGAGAGCCAATTACGGATATCTCGATTCGCTTTGGTTTTAGATTAGGATCAAGAGTATGTTACGTAATTTTGTTAGCCCTAGCCCAGACACCTGAACAGAACATTCTGTGCTATTAATCCAAACAAACATATCCAGACATAAAAGCTAGAAGAAGATAAACGACTAAGAAGGTCCGCGCCTTCTTGAAAATGCCCGGCATGAGCACGGACATGGAAATTCTTGCCCTATATGAAAAATTCCTGGTGAAGAAATTGTATTTTCCCCTGGTTCTGTCAAAAGCTCCTTGTGAAGAAGGGAACAGATACGGGGTTTCTCAAATACGAAGCCCACCGAAGATGGAACGCATCTCTTGATCTAGCCCAGTTACTTGAGACCCGAGATTCGCTTCGCTATCCTCGTCTTTCGAAAGCAAGTGCCTGACTATACTAGATGACGAGGGGTGGAATCTCATCGAAAGCAGGCTCTCGCTCGCTCCCAGATTAGAAATATCGGCCCCGGTACCATGGAAACGAGCAATACCATCAGAAGAATCCCATGTCTTTGGAACTTCCTGATCCCTATACGACGGATGCAACATGCGCCAGTAAGATTAGTTCGAAAAAAGATCAATTCAAGTTGGTTCTCGAGGTCATTCGGCCAGGAAAGTGAATCATATGAACAATTGGATAAGTTTTCGATCTGTAAGTTAGGGGAGAAAGATGAGACTTACCCTTCCAGACATTTCTCGTTGCAGCGACCATTGAAATCGTCTGTATACGCTTTGAACTCGATGCCGAGACGTTCAGCCAGTCTCATTGCATCCATTAAGGGCAATACATCCCAAATCTTCAGGATTTGGATGTATCTCAGTTCCTTCAGTATATCCACAGTGCACAACACGTAGAGACCTTCGACCTTGAATTGCTTCACCATATGAGAAGAGCTTTTAGGGAATAAACCCACATTACTCTTCTCAGGTCTCCAGCCACCAGCAAGTTTGGATAAGAGGTTCAAGATTGCCATCCGGGTCGCAAGCGACGCCAGTTTTCGGAAAGACTTCACAAAGTTGTCGCCAAAGAAAACCTACGGAGACGAATAGCCAACAAGAAAAGGTATTGTCATCGATTCTGCAGAAGTCAAATGTTCATATTGAACCGACAAATATAGCAAAGAAAACCACCGCGCAAAGTTCTTTACCCTCCACCGAGCATTTTTAAACAGGACACTAATGCCATCGCGCGGATCATCGAGCCGACTATCCTCTTTCTTCCCATCCGAAATGGCTTTAACTTCATCAGTCCCGGAGGAACATCCTTGGCTCTTAGCATCCTGACGAGCATTTCTAAATAGGACATTATTGCCATCTCGCGGATCATTGAGCCAAACATTCTCTTTCTTCCCATCCGAAATGGCTTTAACTTCATTGGTCCTGGAGGAACATCCTCGGCTCTTAGCATCCTGAAAGCAATTTGCCCTCCACCTCTCATTTCTAAATAGCACACCACTTCCATCAACCGGATCATCGAGCTGATTATTCCTCCCATCCAAAGCGGCCTTAACATCATCAACGCTGAAGAAACACCCACGGATCTTAGCATCATGAACCAAAGCTTCCCATACAGATTTACTTCTCGTCAGCGTTCTCTCGTTCCCCAAAATCCAGAGAGAGTATCTACACAGAGGCAGCAAGAAGCAGGGATTGTAGATAGCATATTATGGCGAAATATAGATTGCCCAGTTAAGCAGGAATAGAAGAGACTACCTTGCCCTGGTAAGAGTGACATTGGTTCTCTTGGCATCCGACACGAACCCAATCGAACCGCGAGGGTTTGATCTCACAGTGGATACTATTATGACGTCCTCTTCACCCCCTTGGAACCCATCCACTGACCTCACTTTCACTGTAAAGCCTTTGATGTTTTCGTATCCTTTTCCAATCTCCTGTTGTATTGCAGCAACCTGAGCTCCATATGGAGATATCACGCCGACACTTAGATCTTCTCCTGAAGACTTGCATGCTGCAGAAAAACGAAGACAATACAATTAAAGGTGGCATGGTAGTCTATTCGAAAGATATAGTGGTTATTTGCATGAATTTATGctattttggcaagaaagaatATGAACTGGCAAAATTC from Rhodamnia argentea isolate NSW1041297 chromosome 2, ASM2092103v1, whole genome shotgun sequence encodes the following:
- the LOC115737324 gene encoding uncharacterized protein LOC115737324 isoform X4 — translated: MASEPALRMSKGWLVMDSTEGAEARSSRRKDKPSDLTDAIFSWSLQDIFNINLYRDKVESNSIPESFQSAEQYLASFVFPLLEETRASLCSSMKNVSRLPFAKVTGFVEGKKNAYHVEVDNWRNRSTDRGKEPYKTLPGDVFMLINAKPDTIPSLERFAGRLAFASVAEIAGDADRDAQASTKFTVKAFLDNEAKDDRTWESMYAVAVINVVTNNRVWNVLHRFRDLKIEKGVLCRDSAAEIDCNLCIARSHGSGHESLDGNLFCSLNESQKKAVLDCLDTTKCQHRSAVKMIQGPPGTGKTKTVAALLFTLLQRKHRTLVCAPTNVAIKELASRVTQLVKESVCPNFHGESLLYNLGDLLCFGNKERMKVDSDMEEIFLDHRVNCLAQCFSGHTGWQHCLTSMIDTLNGCVGQYHIFLENESTIISEPNGNGSKPESMSFLEFFKHIFLSSAESLRRCFSILCTHIPKSYLLEHNFRDIKSLLISLDSFQVSLCREELDSGKLKKAFSSDPSSVKTLTDPLCTALLSERRECLSLLRTLNKSLRRLNLARFTSKPKITEFCYQVASLIFCTASSSYKLYSMERKMEPVSLLVIDEAAQLKECESIIPLQLRGVRHAILVGDECQLPAMVESKLSSKAGFGRSLFERLVSLGHPRHLLDIQYRMHPAISRFPRATFYNDQIQNGQNVNSESYRKCHLPWPMFGPYSFIDISNGREEGEDNGRSLRNNAEVEVVSMILRNLYGACKSSRDALSVGVISPYGAQVAAIQKKIGKRYENTKSFTVKVRSVDGFQGGEEDVIIVSTVRSNPRGSIGFVSDTKRINVTITRARYSLWILGNGRTLARSKSIWEALVHDAKSRGCFFSTDDVKAALDGKNNQLVNPVNGRSVPFRNARPRAERLRDAESRECSSSTDEVKAILEGKKEDILLNDPVGGRSVPIRNACWRAKGFRDAESRECSPSTDEVKASLDGKNDQLDAPVGGRSVPTRNACWRAKGFRDAESRECSPSTDVVKASLDGKEENIWLDDPLGGNGVLFRNARWRVFFSDNFVTSFRKLTSISTKMSIMNFISKLAGGWRPKKSSVGLLPESSSHIVKQFEVDGLYLLCTVDVLKELRYIQILKIWDALPLRDAARLVERLDSELKAYANDFISRCTVRCLEGDQEVPKTWDSPHGITCFLSTDQVQAGSSFGANAWNPGATESLLSMRFHPSSSSVVRHLCSEDPESEANLASEVTELISPFGGLHL